The proteins below come from a single Burkholderia sp. FERM BP-3421 genomic window:
- a CDS encoding transcriptional regulator GcvA has product MDLRQLPALNALRVFEAAARHGSFSRAADELFVTHGAVSHQVRALESDLGTPLFLRHGRRLQLTEAGSRYAQQVRTALIMLADATRDVRASDRERRLVVSMLSSFAARWLTPRIGPFIERHPEIDLELQSTNVLTDFSRDDVDAVIRFGTGDYPGLYVEPLLEEAFFPVCAPTLNGGVLPRTPADLPRYALLRSNDELWRPWFDAAGLDTLTEPRRGVLYQDSSNLLQAAIDGQGIALVRRSLAIHELALGRIVRLFDIDGPSPWHYFLVCPEPMLRTARVQAFRRWLLEEIARFKLECAGLEARRAADAAARRQV; this is encoded by the coding sequence ATGGACTTACGCCAGCTGCCTGCGCTGAATGCGCTCCGGGTATTCGAGGCGGCCGCGCGCCACGGCAGTTTCTCGCGCGCGGCGGACGAGCTGTTCGTCACGCACGGCGCGGTGAGCCATCAGGTGCGCGCGCTGGAGTCGGACCTGGGCACGCCGCTGTTCCTGCGTCACGGCAGGCGCCTGCAGCTGACCGAGGCGGGCAGCCGCTATGCGCAGCAGGTGCGCACCGCGCTGATCATGCTCGCCGACGCGACCCGCGACGTGCGCGCGAGCGATCGCGAGCGGCGCCTCGTGGTGTCGATGCTGTCGTCGTTCGCCGCGCGCTGGCTGACGCCGCGGATCGGCCCCTTCATTGAACGGCATCCGGAAATCGATCTCGAATTGCAGTCGACCAACGTGCTCACCGATTTCTCGCGCGACGACGTCGACGCGGTGATCCGCTTCGGCACCGGCGACTATCCGGGGCTGTACGTGGAGCCCTTGCTCGAGGAGGCGTTTTTCCCGGTCTGCGCGCCGACCCTGAACGGCGGCGTGCTGCCGCGCACGCCCGCGGACCTGCCGCGCTACGCGCTGCTGCGCTCGAACGACGAGCTGTGGCGGCCGTGGTTCGACGCGGCGGGCCTCGATACGCTGACCGAACCGCGCCGCGGCGTGCTGTACCAGGATTCATCGAACCTGCTGCAGGCGGCGATCGACGGCCAGGGCATCGCGCTCGTGCGGCGCTCGCTGGCGATCCACGAGCTGGCGCTCGGACGGATCGTGCGCTTGTTCGATATCGATGGGCCGAGCCCGTGGCACTACTTCCTCGTGTGCCCGGAGCCGATGCTGCGCACCGCGCGGGTACAGGCGTTCCGGCGTTGGCTGCTGGAGGAGATCGCGCGCTTCAAGCTGGAGTGCGCGGGACTGGAGGCGCGGCGCGCGGCGGACGCCGCCGCGCGCCGGCAGGTATGA
- the lipB gene encoding lipoyl(octanoyl) transferase LipB produces MSASPVVPPPSVSAPPPVTVRWLGVEPYPVSFDAMRAFTEARTADSGDEIWVVEHPPVYTLGQAGDPAHLLVADSGVPLVKVDRGGQITYHGPGQIVVYLLLDLRRRKLMVRTLVTRIEDAVLETLAAYNLASVRKAGAPGIYVASGPHEGAKIAALGLKIRNGCSYHGLSLNVKMDLRPFLAINPCGYAGLETVDMASVGATAGWDEVARTLVARLIANLDGATAAAVLPQALEQSND; encoded by the coding sequence ATGTCTGCCTCGCCGGTCGTTCCCCCTCCCTCCGTTTCCGCCCCGCCGCCCGTCACGGTCCGCTGGCTCGGCGTCGAGCCCTACCCGGTCAGTTTCGATGCGATGCGCGCGTTCACCGAGGCGCGCACGGCGGACAGCGGCGACGAAATCTGGGTGGTCGAGCATCCGCCCGTCTACACGCTCGGCCAGGCGGGCGACCCCGCCCACCTGCTGGTGGCCGACAGCGGCGTGCCGCTCGTCAAGGTCGACCGGGGGGGGCAGATCACCTATCACGGCCCCGGCCAGATCGTCGTCTACCTGCTGCTCGACTTGCGGCGGCGCAAGCTGATGGTGCGCACGCTCGTCACCCGGATCGAGGATGCCGTGCTGGAAACCCTCGCGGCGTATAATCTCGCGTCGGTTCGCAAGGCGGGCGCGCCCGGGATCTATGTGGCATCCGGCCCTCACGAGGGCGCCAAGATCGCGGCGCTGGGCCTCAAGATCCGCAACGGCTGCAGCTATCACGGCCTGAGCCTCAACGTGAAGATGGACCTCCGGCCGTTCCTCGCGATCAACCCCTGTGGTTACGCGGGGCTCGAAACGGTCGACATGGCGAGCGTGGGCGCGACGGCCGGCTGGGACGAGGTCGCCCGCACGCTGGTGGCCCGTCTGATCGCCAACCTCGACGGCGCAACCGCGGCCGCCGTATTGCCGCAGGCACTGGAACAATCGAATGACTGA
- a CDS encoding MFS transporter: protein MLHPSLILVVAVLSVFGLLASDVYLPAMPAMAVAFGVADWRMPQTVSVYLLALAIAQLGYGPLADRWGRKPVLIAGILLYIAGSLGCASAAGFMPFLAWRALEALGAAAGLVLGRTIIADTCDTQAAARVYGIVYPLVSLSPALAPALGAHLAQRFGWRADFVFVAAFGALALLLTLVYLPETRRDASGVDTSGVDTQGVDTPRARAGFVAVLTDRDFIRYTLVVCAIYAAWFIYLTQSPFLFVRLGVAPTTAGWLYLPLTGGIIAANLAAKRLLGRLPYDAIVALGLASFALGGAAFVVCAALGVAQVAALVLPMLLVSVANGSSLSLAVPAAIGARHGRPAIASGLVGCCQIGGASLAAFGVSAGFGTGQGVLAMAIAVCAGVAGAAALFGARPCKKPASLRAFLGAAQRKRCARLTPRRRRAPADPRDSSNAPSHRPPRA, encoded by the coding sequence ATGCTCCATCCCTCCCTGATCCTGGTCGTCGCCGTGCTGAGCGTGTTCGGCCTGCTCGCCTCCGACGTCTACCTGCCGGCCATGCCCGCGATGGCCGTCGCGTTCGGCGTCGCCGACTGGCGGATGCCGCAGACCGTGTCCGTCTACCTGCTCGCGCTCGCGATCGCGCAACTCGGCTACGGGCCGCTGGCCGACCGCTGGGGCCGCAAGCCCGTGCTGATCGCCGGCATCCTGCTGTACATCGCCGGCTCGCTCGGCTGCGCGAGCGCCGCCGGCTTCATGCCGTTTCTCGCCTGGCGCGCGCTCGAAGCGCTCGGCGCGGCGGCCGGGCTCGTACTCGGCCGCACCATCATCGCGGACACCTGCGACACGCAGGCGGCCGCCCGCGTGTACGGCATCGTGTATCCGCTCGTATCCCTGTCGCCGGCGCTCGCGCCCGCGCTCGGCGCGCATCTCGCGCAGCGGTTCGGCTGGCGGGCCGACTTCGTCTTCGTCGCCGCGTTCGGTGCGCTCGCGCTGCTGCTCACGCTCGTTTATCTGCCGGAAACCCGTCGCGACGCATCGGGCGTCGATACGTCGGGCGTCGATACGCAGGGCGTCGACACGCCCCGCGCGCGCGCCGGCTTCGTCGCAGTGCTCACCGACCGCGACTTCATCCGCTACACGCTGGTCGTGTGCGCGATCTACGCCGCATGGTTCATCTACCTCACCCAGTCGCCGTTCCTGTTCGTACGGCTCGGCGTCGCGCCGACCACCGCCGGCTGGCTGTACCTGCCGCTCACGGGCGGCATCATCGCCGCCAACCTCGCCGCGAAGCGGCTGCTCGGCCGCCTGCCCTACGACGCGATCGTCGCGCTCGGCCTCGCGAGCTTCGCGCTCGGCGGCGCGGCGTTCGTCGTCTGCGCCGCGCTCGGGGTCGCGCAGGTCGCCGCGCTGGTGCTGCCGATGCTGCTCGTCAGCGTGGCGAACGGGTCGTCGCTGTCGCTCGCGGTGCCGGCCGCGATCGGCGCCCGGCACGGGCGGCCCGCGATCGCGTCGGGCCTCGTCGGCTGCTGCCAGATCGGCGGCGCATCGCTCGCCGCGTTCGGCGTGAGCGCGGGATTCGGGACGGGTCAGGGGGTGCTGGCGATGGCGATCGCCGTGTGTGCCGGGGTCGCGGGCGCAGCGGCGCTGTTCGGCGCGCGGCCATGCAAAAAGCCCGCATCGCTGCGGGCCTTTCTCGGTGCGGCGCAACGGAAACGCTGCGCGCGGCTTACACCACGCCGGCGCCGTGCGCCTGCAGATCCGCGTGATAGCTCGAACGCACCATCGCACCGACCGCCGCGTGCGTGA
- the lipA gene encoding lipoyl synthase: MTDLIATSASADPAAAYDPTAKQKAQAKTARIPIKIIPIEKLKKPEWIRVKAATGSSRFNEIKTILREHNLHTVCEEASCPNIGECFGKGTATFMIMGDKCTRRCPFCDVGHGRPDPLDVEEPKNLARTIGALRLKYVVITSVDRDDLRDGGAGHFVECIRQVREHSPETRIEILTPDFRGRLDRALQILNAAPPDVMNHNLETVPRLYKEARPGSDYAHSLKLLKDFKALHPDVATKSGLMVGLGETPEEILQVMRDLREHDVDMLTIGQYLQPSEHHLPVREYVHPDTFKMYEEEAYKMGFTHAAVGAMVRSSYHADLQAHGAGVV; the protein is encoded by the coding sequence ATGACTGACCTTATCGCTACCTCCGCATCGGCCGATCCGGCCGCCGCCTACGATCCGACCGCCAAGCAGAAGGCGCAGGCGAAGACGGCGCGCATCCCGATCAAGATCATCCCGATCGAGAAGCTGAAGAAGCCGGAGTGGATCCGCGTGAAGGCGGCCACCGGCAGTTCGCGCTTCAACGAGATCAAGACGATCCTGCGCGAGCACAACCTGCATACGGTGTGCGAGGAAGCGAGCTGCCCGAACATCGGCGAGTGCTTCGGCAAGGGGACGGCGACCTTCATGATCATGGGCGACAAGTGCACGCGCCGCTGCCCGTTCTGCGACGTCGGCCACGGCCGCCCCGATCCGCTCGACGTCGAGGAGCCGAAGAACCTCGCGCGCACGATCGGCGCGCTCAGGCTCAAGTACGTGGTGATCACGAGCGTCGACCGCGACGACCTGCGCGACGGCGGCGCGGGCCATTTCGTCGAGTGCATCCGGCAGGTGCGCGAGCACTCGCCCGAGACCCGAATCGAGATCCTCACGCCGGATTTCCGCGGCCGTCTCGATCGCGCGCTGCAGATCCTCAACGCCGCGCCGCCCGACGTGATGAACCACAATCTCGAAACGGTGCCGCGCCTTTACAAGGAAGCGCGCCCCGGTTCGGACTACGCGCACTCGCTCAAGCTGCTCAAGGATTTCAAGGCGCTGCACCCGGACGTCGCGACCAAGTCGGGGCTGATGGTCGGTCTCGGCGAGACGCCGGAGGAAATCCTCCAGGTGATGCGCGACCTGCGCGAGCACGACGTCGACATGCTGACGATCGGCCAGTACCTGCAGCCGTCCGAGCATCACCTGCCGGTGCGCGAGTACGTGCACCCGGACACCTTCAAGATGTACGAGGAAGAGGCGTACAAGATGGGCTTCACGCACGCGGCGGTCGGTGCGATGGTGCGTTCGAGCTATCACGCGGATCTGCAGGCGCACGGCGCCGGCGTGGTGTAA
- a CDS encoding D-amino acid aminotransferase: MSQADFDPVVYLSVSSHVQRVPLSEARIPVLDRGFIFGDGIYEVVPAYAHEGGRAPFRIAQHLARLERSLKKIGIENPHDEAGWRALIDASLEANAAALGEGRHALVYIQVTRGVAKRGHAFPAGAVPTVFMMVSPLSLPSAEVRARGVRCVTAEDRRWLHCDIKSTSLLGNVLMAQHAVEHDAFETIQLRDGHVTECSSANVWIVKNGELLAPPRSNKILEGIRYALVEELANACGIPFVSRDINEAELRAADEIMITSATKEILPVTLLDDLPVQGGTPGPVYAALYEAYQRAKTRELEPV; the protein is encoded by the coding sequence ATGAGCCAAGCTGATTTCGATCCGGTCGTTTACCTGAGCGTGTCGTCTCACGTGCAACGCGTGCCGCTGTCCGAGGCGCGCATTCCGGTCCTCGACCGCGGCTTCATCTTCGGCGACGGCATCTACGAGGTCGTGCCGGCCTACGCGCATGAAGGCGGCCGCGCGCCGTTCCGGATCGCGCAGCATCTCGCGCGCCTTGAACGCAGCCTCAAGAAGATCGGCATCGAGAATCCGCACGACGAGGCCGGCTGGCGCGCGCTCATCGACGCGTCGCTCGAAGCGAACGCCGCCGCGCTCGGCGAGGGCCGCCATGCGCTCGTCTACATCCAGGTGACGCGCGGCGTCGCGAAGCGCGGCCACGCGTTTCCGGCGGGCGCCGTGCCCACCGTGTTCATGATGGTCAGCCCGCTGAGCCTGCCGAGCGCCGAGGTGCGCGCGCGCGGCGTGCGCTGCGTGACCGCCGAGGATCGCCGCTGGCTCCATTGCGACATCAAGTCGACGTCGCTGCTCGGCAATGTGCTGATGGCCCAGCATGCGGTCGAGCACGATGCGTTCGAGACGATCCAGCTGCGCGACGGCCACGTCACCGAATGCTCGTCGGCCAACGTCTGGATCGTGAAGAACGGCGAGCTGCTCGCGCCGCCGCGCAGCAACAAGATCCTCGAAGGGATCCGCTACGCGCTCGTCGAGGAGCTCGCGAACGCATGCGGCATCCCGTTCGTCTCGCGCGACATCAACGAGGCCGAGCTGCGCGCGGCCGACGAGATCATGATCACGTCGGCCACCAAGGAAATCCTGCCCGTGACGCTGCTCGACGATCTGCCCGTGCAGGGCGGCACGCCCGGGCCCGTCTACGCGGCGCTGTACGAGGCCTATCAGCGCGCGAAGACGCGCGAGCTGGAACCTGTCTGA
- a CDS encoding DUF2917 domain-containing protein, which translates to MREISSSITFEIQAGETIPLRVARSTRLSVQGGVVWATRSDDVDDYFLVAGEGLKLRRGERLWLSSDGRASACVAFSVALPVRQAAVSGVKRALARVAGWFGDDWRTV; encoded by the coding sequence ATGAGAGAGATTTCCTCAAGCATTACCTTCGAAATCCAGGCCGGCGAGACGATTCCGCTGCGGGTCGCGCGCAGCACCCGGCTGAGCGTGCAGGGCGGGGTGGTGTGGGCCACGCGCAGCGACGATGTCGACGATTACTTCCTGGTGGCGGGCGAGGGCCTGAAGCTGCGCCGCGGCGAGCGCCTGTGGCTCAGCAGCGACGGCCGGGCAAGCGCCTGCGTCGCGTTCTCGGTGGCGCTGCCGGTGCGGCAGGCGGCCGTGTCGGGCGTGAAGCGCGCGCTCGCGCGCGTCGCCGGCTGGTTCGGCGACGACTGGCGCACGGTCTGA
- a CDS encoding D-alanyl-D-alanine carboxypeptidase family protein, with protein MRLSSFGLTSLASTTTLALAARNVALGIALPAALVSTIAVAEAKPAAKAKAPAAPAAAEPTGAPATFMPGAVPPPGVNARSWVLVDASSNQILASGNADERIEPASLTKLMTAYLVFEALDAKKISMEQIVTPSEAVRRVGRDESRMFIEANKPVSVHDLVYGMIIQSGNDAAIALAELVGGSEAQFINMMNTEAQRLGMKSTRFADVNGMPDPQHYTTANDLATLSTHLIRDFPDYYNIFSVKEFTYNKIKQPNRNRLLWIDPTVDGLKTGHTQAAGFCLIASAKRPLPGASEGNRRLVTVMMGEVKESDRVQDSMKMLNYGYSAFDAVRLYKAGQAIETPRIYKGKSNTVQVGVLKDQSITVPKGMGDKVKPEVDLNAPLIAPLAQGQQVGTVKLVADGKTLAQFPIVALEAVPEAGLLGRIWDSILLMFSKKK; from the coding sequence ATGCGTTTGTCTTCCTTCGGCCTCACGTCCCTCGCCTCCACCACCACCCTCGCGCTCGCCGCCCGCAATGTCGCCCTCGGCATCGCGCTGCCCGCCGCGCTCGTGTCGACGATCGCCGTCGCCGAAGCCAAGCCCGCCGCCAAGGCCAAGGCGCCCGCCGCGCCCGCCGCTGCCGAGCCGACCGGCGCGCCCGCGACCTTCATGCCCGGCGCCGTGCCCCCGCCCGGCGTCAACGCGCGCTCGTGGGTCCTCGTCGATGCGTCCAGCAATCAGATCCTCGCCTCCGGCAACGCCGACGAGCGCATCGAGCCGGCCTCGCTCACGAAGCTCATGACCGCCTATCTGGTGTTCGAGGCCCTCGACGCGAAGAAGATCTCGATGGAGCAGATCGTCACGCCGAGCGAGGCGGTCCGCCGCGTCGGCCGCGACGAATCGCGCATGTTCATCGAAGCCAACAAGCCGGTCTCGGTGCACGACCTCGTCTACGGGATGATCATCCAGTCCGGCAACGACGCGGCCATCGCGCTCGCCGAGCTGGTCGGCGGCAGCGAAGCCCAGTTCATCAACATGATGAACACCGAAGCCCAGCGCCTCGGCATGAAGAGCACCCGCTTCGCCGACGTGAACGGCATGCCCGATCCGCAGCACTACACGACGGCCAACGACCTCGCGACGCTCTCGACCCATCTGATCCGCGATTTCCCCGACTACTACAACATCTTCTCGGTCAAGGAATTCACGTACAACAAGATCAAGCAGCCGAACCGCAATCGCCTGCTCTGGATCGATCCGACCGTCGACGGCCTCAAGACCGGCCACACCCAGGCAGCCGGCTTCTGCCTGATCGCGTCCGCGAAGCGGCCGCTGCCGGGCGCGTCGGAAGGCAACCGCCGCCTCGTCACGGTGATGATGGGCGAGGTCAAGGAAAGCGACCGCGTCCAGGACAGCATGAAGATGCTGAACTACGGCTACAGCGCGTTCGACGCCGTGCGCCTCTACAAGGCCGGCCAGGCGATCGAAACCCCGCGCATCTACAAGGGCAAGAGCAACACGGTCCAGGTCGGCGTGCTGAAGGACCAGTCGATCACCGTGCCGAAGGGCATGGGCGACAAGGTCAAGCCGGAAGTCGATCTCAACGCCCCGCTGATCGCGCCGCTCGCGCAAGGCCAGCAGGTCGGGACGGTCAAGCTCGTCGCCGACGGCAAGACGCTCGCGCAATTCCCGATCGTCGCGCTCGAAGCCGTGCCGGAAGCCGGCCTCCTCGGCCGGATCTGGGATTCGATCCTGCTGATGTTCAGCAAAAAGAAGTAA
- a CDS encoding HP0495 family protein has protein sequence MTEPTKTVEMTGAIEARKDSLLEFPCDFPIKIMGKAHPEFKDTIFKVVSVHDNEIDLEKIEERVSSGGNYTGLTITVRATSQAQLDTIYRALTGHPMVKVVL, from the coding sequence ATGACCGAACCCACCAAGACCGTCGAAATGACCGGCGCGATCGAGGCGCGCAAGGACTCGCTGCTGGAGTTCCCGTGCGACTTCCCGATCAAGATCATGGGCAAGGCGCATCCCGAGTTCAAGGACACGATCTTCAAGGTCGTGAGCGTGCACGACAACGAAATCGACCTCGAGAAGATCGAGGAGCGCGTGTCGAGCGGCGGCAACTACACGGGCCTCACGATCACCGTGCGGGCCACGAGCCAGGCGCAGCTCGACACCATCTATCGCGCGCTCACCGGCCATCCGATGGTCAAGGTCGTGCTCTGA